From the Anguilla rostrata isolate EN2019 chromosome 5, ASM1855537v3, whole genome shotgun sequence genome, the window GCTGATTGGATCACTGGAGTCATTCAGTGAGCCTTTGACACGACCACAGTGCACCTGAAATGGGAATGGATTGGAGAGAAAGTATGGAAACACCACATGTTTTATTCCAGTATATCCTCACAGATAGATGGCTGTTTGCAGTGGCGAGTACATTAGCTTCCCAAGTGAACACTTGCGCATCATGTTGTGTCAAAAGAATGGATATTACAGGATTCTAGGTTGTTTCTGTAGCCTGGTCCCAGAATAATCTCACATCTAAATGTCATTTATgcagtggaggggagggggacttTATTTAACCAAAGAAACAACATCAGGTTTaagagttaaagtatttcataagctgtttatttctgtagtgaattcagttttttaagTTCTGCACTGCAGTATACAGAGAAgtgacaaaatataaataacaaaattcaacagtgtttgtttttttttctcctttaattaaaaacttcaGATAAAACTGGCAAATTGTCTATTGTCTTAAACATAACTCATCCTCTCATTTACtctctgcaaaacaaacattaaacaacacaacttcagaaaggaaaacaaaaatgtatggaTAATATTATTTACAACACTCGCCTTTTGGCGAACAATGCTTAGAGCTTATCGGAATCTGACTTCCAAATgtagaatgcaaaaaaaatacaattatgttaTACAAAGATCCAAAAAATACTATTAAAAACCCTTATTATAAATGGCAGCACTATATTTATCAACTGCAATGTTGACATTATACATATAAGTAcaaatttgtaattatttgaaaattctTTTGAGGTAGAACCCTCTTAAGTCCGTTATTATAGTgttaaaatactgaataaacAATACACACTTTTTATGTACAATACAGCAAAtctattacttttttcatttcattaaaattgtaTTCCTTTGGTAAACAAAACTGTCCAAAATGTGCAGTCCTCCACGTGTCAGTTTTCACTTTATTATACATTCACTCTATTTTGCATCTTTTGGGTTTATATttgcaaaataatgcaaagaGAAGGGataatacattgtttttttaaaaaagcttttaatgACATTCATTAGTTCCATTCGTGTGAACGACTTGTAGCTTCTCACATGAAAGGTCTTCTGTGTTTCCTCCTTGTGTTTACGTAAAGCGCCCCCCTCCCATCCCGAGCTTCTCTCTGATATTAAGTCGGACAGCTCATGAAATCGgtcgattaaaaataaaacacacgtGAGATACTCCGAAAGAAACAAAATCCAGTGTTTCACCCTCTGTCAGTTATGTAAACATTAGGAGTACCGTGTAACATATAGGCTATAGTCAAAAAGGCAAAGCGACTGTCTGCAATATGTATCGGGGTGTCTAAGTCGTTTGGCAATGCAACTGTTAATTTAAAACTTACTCTGAGCACACCAGTCTCTAACAGAGCGCCTTTGTGCTAGGTAGTCTTTTTTTCCTTCGTACagatatttaatgaaatgtttaataGCCTTAGCGCACGTTTGAAACAGCGTTGTGAATTGGAAAAGCGATTGGAAATGGGTTagttaatttaaaacaataataaaaaaacgcCCACAACACTGAAAAGTCTTATCGGTTTGATATCCGACTTCAGTACAAAATAATGCAGAATGGAAACATTCTTTAATTTGAATATGTCGAACTAAACTTTGGTTCATTAGTCAAGCAATATGAAATGTAAGCTTAGCTTACAAGTACAAAAACGACGTATTTGGAGGAAATTTTGCCAAAGCACTCCGTCTGCATTGTTTCACGCCAATAGTCACTCCCCCCATCGAATCAATACCACTGTTTACTCACATAACGTGATTATGAATGAAGGTGCACCTTAATGAACAGTTCAATAAACTGCGCACTACGCGGTGTGAAAATAAACGATGTCTacgaataaaaaaataataaaactatgcaaataaaaatatacatatataaaagaTAACAGATTTTTTGAAGAAAGTATAATATTTATTCTTTActttatatatgaataaaatgatcTCGTAGCAGATAGGACCGGGCAGCCGCAATCGAAACAGTCATCTGAAAATGGTcagtgcaattaaaaaaaaaaaaagttgaatcaCTATTTAACGACCTATTTAGAATATTTTCAGTCGCTTACCGCCCactgccctccctcccttcagTGGTCGCTGGGCTGGCTGATCTTTGGAAAGCGGGCAGTATTTTATCGTATGGGCATTGTCCCCGTTGGCACTGCATAAGGGGCAGGTATAAGCCCTGAGAATAGGACAAACGACCCTCCCGTCCGGCGTTTTCAGTACATGAGAACCGTACACCTCCTCCGGCGCTCCGTTATTCCGACAGAAGACGCAGATCTTGGGCTCTTGCTTACTCCTCGGTGTCGGCTTGCGCATCTTTCTCTCCATGCCGAAAAGATCGAACCCAGCGAAGCTCCCTCCAAAGGCAGAGTCCCTGTCTTGTGGGGGGACGCCGGCGCTTTGGTTCTGGAAAGGGCTAAAGATGGAGAAGCGCTCCTTCAAGTCAAGGATAGAGGTAGGCGGAGGGCTCGCGGAGGGACAGCAGCAGTCCAAGTGTCCACCTTCCCCACTGACTCCGATTACGCACGAGCATGCCGGGGAATCGTCTAAGCCCAGAGTCGCTTTCAGAGACTCCGTGATGGAGTTGGGACTTTGCGgcacactgtttttatttttcgtgACCAATGTCGACAGACCCAAATAGTCATTCCAAAAATTAAAGGTGTAGTCGTATGACGTGCGGGAGTTCAAATAGTTGTGATTTAGAAAATCCATGCTTCTATCTTAAAAATTGCGTTTTTCTCTTGAAAAAATACAGTTAGACTCCgcaagatttttattttcttcagagttttgtttctgtttacgCAGACGTTAAATGCCGTACGTTTCAGTGCTTTCCTTGCATCTGGGAATGTCAAGGAAAAGCTGGTGTTTTTAAGTCTGCTGTAGAATGAAAAGGCTGaagagagggcggggctctCTTTTCAAACCAAGTTTATGATCAGGTTGGTCTGTGGATTGTATGCCGTAGTTAAAACGCGGACCAGATTTCCTAGAATTTCGGAGTGGGCACAGTCTCTTACGGCAAAGAACGGCAACTACTTGCCTATCATTTCAGTGCAAGTGGAGCTGAGCTCCCTTAATTTATTTCGCTAACAAACAAGAATTCCTAAAAGCAATATACTAATAATGTAAAACGCctgatgcaaaaaaacaaaacagcaatacatgtatgatgatgatgatgatgatgataatgatgatgatgatgatgattattattattattattattattattattattattattattattattattattattcgtaaGTAgtgggatggggcgggggggggggggggggggggggacaggagaaGACTCCAGATCCGGGAAATATGATCCGTTTTTTCCTCATGTTCGCGGATCAGCGTCTGTAAGTAGGCTACAAAATACAGGACGATGATCCAGACTTACAGACGCCAGTAAGATTCACAGGGGGTCAGATCGCCAATTCAATCGGCTACCTCTGCTGAAAACGTTTATTACTCTTATCCAGGTTCACATGGCCATGCAGGATAGGATACTTACTGATTGCTCCGGACGGGGTACTTCATTAGGTGCGCTTACCTCGTGCGTTTGATTGGTTCTCATGTCTGTCACAGGAAAAGAAAGAGCCTTTTACTGCATACAGGAGGAGAAATATAGGCATCGACAGCAGCATTTTTCTGCGTGTGTCGGTGcctttaatgcatttaatgagCGAAGACTGAACAGGAGCTTAGACAATAAATACAGTGGCTGACACCGAGTCCTTTGTTCCCTCAAATCAATTCCACAGCGCATCTCTGTCCCTGCATTCAGGCTTTATTTACAACGTACCATTAAAAAATTCTCCTGCCGTAATTGCGTCTTGTTTCCTCTGCACCCGGGTGTTTCATAATTTCACATCGTTTATGTTGCGCAGCTAGACTGTCACTAGTATCCAAACATATCAACAGGGGACGCATTATGAATTCATATCGACTAGTAGTGATAACGCAAATAAATGATTTGATATAAGGATTTCATAAAGCTCCACTGCATACGGTCTTCTTTGCGCATTGGATGTTTCTTGATTATACTAAACATATGTCTATAATGTCAGAAGTTGTAGGTCATGATATCATGAGATATATATAACTCTTATTAGCTGGTGTTAAATTGTGTGGGAGAGTTGTGAAATCGAGTTGTCGTGCTTTGtttcctgtgtattttttttgcattgtgccCTGGTAATTTGTGGAGTGAAAACTCTGAACTCAGAGACTGTGTTATTGTTCAAGCTAGTTTTTGAAAAAGCAAGGCGAGCCATCTTGTTCTATTAACCATCCAATACATGGCTCTTCAGTGTAGCCTATTCACAGTGTGTTGTCATCGACATTAACCACAAGCCAGGCTCTGCACGTGCGCGTATATATTTTTCTGCAGAAGGCATATGCGTTAGGagagtatgtctgtgttttgctTGCAGTTGCACGACCTGACCATTTATACAGCGTTTGTCCACTGGGGGACTGTGTGTGCAAAGCAGAACTCTTAACCAAGATGCCACAGCACACCATTCAGGCAGGACTTATTTTAGCTACTCCGTGATGTAACAATGAATTTTCCCATGGAAATCCTGTGATGTAACAATTAACTCTCTTATTACATCccctatttttattgtttgttttttttttttttgatttttatgtATTAAATCCTAGATAAACACACTGTGGTAATATgtaacattttgtttcacaggTTAAACATTACACATTCATCAGACTACTGTAACATTACAGAACTATTGAGTGGGTGTGAGCTGTTAGCTACACGGTCAGACAGAACAGGCAGCAAATCTTCTCTGTTCCATAAGTTCAGATGTATGATTTTCATGTTTCAATGATGCATTGGTCTAATCATTCAAACACATGTCTCTCCATCTGGACATATTTGCACAGCTTCTGCTTCTACACAAAGACAAGCTATCtccacatttttaacattatgGTTGTAGTTGTCATAATAAAAGCTCTCTCTACGATGAACGCAGCTTGTGCCAAATAAAGTATTATTATGTCCTTGAAGACTCAAGTGCTGCTGTTGCATTTTCCAGAATGTGCCATCTAAAAATAACTGGATTTAGAGGAACAAAGTCATAAACcactgaaaaacaatttaaaacatttaaaaaaaagaaaaacaattttgcTTTGCATGTCATGTTTTCAGAAAGGTATCAGTGTTTCAGTGGTTCCTTTCAATTTGATATTTCTGCTGCTGTAACCAACagcttttccacatttttgtgTAGCTTCGGTAGAATTTGCAAACCATGGTATATTGCATTTCCCTGTAGGGGAAGTGCCATTCAGCTaagatttaaaagaaaataaagtgataAGAATCTCTGTAGAACCTTTTTATATTGTTTCAAGGTGCAGTATGTATTGGTGTTGCGCAAAAGTTCCAAGAGCAACAGCTACTATTAGAAATGACAGTTTTTGCATCTATTCAGTCTTGGGAAATTAGACTTAGAAATGGCcttaaatgcatacatatatttgtattgtgATCCAAAGATGTGAGTTCGAAAAGCACACAAAGTGAGGCTGaagtgttctttcttttttgtttatttctgttcgGATTATGTGAGCAGCTTTGTTTGTGGAGATGCCTGCTTCttgctctctttcctctcttgtTTGCTGTGGTCTGTTATTGATGTCCATGGATAGGGATGCAttgattttctgaaatgcaacaTTGATTGTATCAACACTGTTTCGCTACATCAACACACTCGGCAGTGGAAGCCGGCATTGTGCTCATTGATGGgtttaaatttgcattttgattCAAAACACGTCAGAGCCAGAGCTAGAAATGTGGCGAGACATATTTTCTTAGGAGATTATAAATTCATAAGTCATTGATTGAGGGAGCagatattttggggggggggcaggggaagaggaggaagagatcATGAGgtagtttatttgttttgtaatgcaTGCATGTTGTCACTTTTCCCTAGTTGTCCATAGGACGCCAGAGGCAGATTTctgagagtgacagagaaagggagacagaggttCAATGCTGCCATTCAGCAGCTGAGTGCTCCTGGAGCTTGATAGCAGACAGCTACAGCtcggcaaaaaacaaaaaaaacaaaaacacaatcaggGCAAAACTATTGCTATTCAAGTGGCGCAGTTGCACAGATCGCTTTTGTTTGAAAGGAGACTTGAATACTAATATGAGGTTTTGGCATAATGGAAACGATTAAAACCAAACTGCATATGCAAGGGAGGGTGCCTTCGCCGGCGGTCCGAGCCACTTGGCAGGCTCGTGGAAGGGGTCAAGGcacagggcagggtggggtcaGTGAGGTTACCGTCTTGACGGCCGGTGAATATTTCGCAAGCCCGCTTCCGTGGCACTCACCTTGCCGTTTTCCTTTGAGGCATGGTAAAAAGGGGACTGTGTAGTTGTcctttgaaaacaaacatgccTTTTATAGCGAGCCAGCAGCCAACTGAAAGTTAAACCAGTAAAATGAAGCCTGAGAAGGTCATCTACCTGACACCCTGGGTAAACACGTTTTCGCTAAGCAATTACTTGACAAGAAGGCAAAATTGGATACACGCTAAATGATAACAAGTAGAAAAGTACCCTTACTACCTCCTTAGGAGTGACACGATGTTCTTGCTACGTTATATCACATGCTTTACATAATAGATAGTACATTTGTTAATATATTCTTGGTTTTTAATATTAGTTAAACTGTGTCGaacatgtgtttaaaaaaaaatattgaagcaaaggtatttcttattttaaatttgctcttaatttttaaaaactagcaACTTTATCTCTTGTCCAATTAAAAGCTTCTAGATCAATTAAATGACTACTTGGGCTTAATCACCGAGGCAATATTATGCAATTAacaaaagtaaatgttttatacTTCATTAGCACACAATTCCTACAACCTGCCACATGCACAGATAGACGTGTGGGGAATCCTTTTTGCtgcagaattaattttttattttcattttattttttaacatgccACAGGTGCCCTTTTTATTTAGAGgatgtgccccccaccccacccactcccccaatAGGTCTCTGCACAGCCTTGCCAACAACACACATCATAGAGAATTTCAGTATTGCCATTCTCTATGACAGCATTGCAGACGATTGTTGAGAGACGTAATATCCAAATGAGTATCAATCATAAGGTCAGTTGAAATTAACTGAGgtaattttgaattaaaatcaGATTAACTGAGCTCTTTTTGGATTTAAATAAGAATACATGTCAGGTCCAGGGTTGGGAACACCAGTCTTAATCTATAACTCTCTAATCTCTCTAGCAAGTGGTGTCAGGGGTGTTCTCATTCCGATGTCATGGACTCACTAACCTGATTCAAATGTTCCTGACCCTCTATCACATTGGCCAAGATCCAGAAATGGTTGTTTGTGGGGTCTAAACTAGAATCCATTCCAGCTGCATCAAACCCCGACTACCACTCAATTCTGCGAAATTCCAGGTATGTTGAAAGCAATGCCACTCTATTAGCTTTTAAAGTGTTCTTCCATAATAAATGAGTTTGAAAAaggtttaaatgtgtgtttttgagcgAATACCCACAGGCTTTGCTTTTCGCTAATTCATTTGCCACACCAGCACTTTAATGAAAGACCATTCTCCGACCTCTGGAGAATGCACTCCCTTGATTAGAATCAAAACCAAAACCACGTGGTGTCTGTAGATCAGTTCTGTCTGCAAACCCAGAACACTTTAGAATGAATCATTTAACCGGCACTGCTGTTAAGGGCCTTTTCCAGCCGCACGCAGTAAAGACTGAAACGTAAGCCATTGTAAAACAAACACCACACCAGACAAGTGCAGTATTTAAAACTGCTTTCACAGTTTTAACGTGAATACTAATCAGGAGAAGAGaatcaggcttttttttttacgaattGCGTAATAGGGCTGAACacttttaaaactgaaacaggATCCTTGGCTTACGGTGGTTATGTAACCCTGGATTGAAATCAACCCAGTATATTCCTTAAAGCTTCTAATGCTTGTACACATTAATTAAGCTAATTCAGGTAGGCTACAGTGTATCCATTTTCAGGTGCCTCATaagaaaatggatgaatgagtggtttttaaaaaaatgtccctTAGCAtgtcttttttatgtttgtttattgtaaatcaaataaatggtATTAAACGTTGTGCGATTTTAAATGGATGAACCAATaacagtgtttcagtgtttgttcAACAGCAATTCTATCTTTGCTAAAAGTTAAGTGCATTGTTCATACATTACTGGCCACAggacaaatgaaaacataaactgCCTACATCTGTACTCTTGTGCAGAATTTGTTGAAAAGGATTGGGTCAGGTCTTTTactaaaaatggcatttaaagcGGCAGCACTTAGTCCTGCATTTCTGCAGACTCCTAACCCACGTTTTCATTGCGCTTTGGGTCTTCTGACATGGGCAGGGCTTTCAGCCCAATTGCATCACGCTCTCTCTGATAAACTACGCACATATCAACTCTGTGTGCGGAGGAACCACGTCAATGGTCTACCACAGAGTGATTATCATAATATTGCCCATGCTCAGCAGGGGGGaagaaagggaagaaaatgaaatgcacagctTTCCTTTACCACCCCCATATGTCATGCCATGGTCTAATCACCCTTCTCAAAGTAATTCTGAAAAAAGCTTAGCTCACTTTAATAACTAATACAGTCAAGAATATAGGCAGATAGCAATAGCTTAGTCACTTTAAAACTGCGAGTCACAAACaacagctggaaaaaaacaaaatctgcatAATGTATCGAGCGCTGACACCCCTGTGACGGCATCTGCAGGGCCGGGGAGAGAGTAATGTCTCTGTCACTAATGACGTGTCCTACACGAAATCCGATAAAGCCCACACCAGGTGGACGAGCTCAAGCTACGATCCGTTTCCCCCCGTCCCGCTGGAAGGCCTCATTCAGCGTGAAGGCTGGGCGTAACCACGGCGGAGGCGACGAGGCCGGCCGCATGACACGTCCCTTAACCTCTGACCCCTAGGTAAACAAGGAAGACGGTGCAGGAAgggaagtgggggtggggaggggggctcggAGTGAAGAGTGATAAGAGGAGAGCACTGCTCCGGTTGACTGATGGCAGgcggaaggagagaggggggacttCTCGCACTGCAATCTGCGCAGCTATGGAAACCGATTGATTGGGCAGGATTACCGCTGTTTATTGGCTGTAAAAGCAGCATGTCCGTCTGTGTCGACAGAATTACCTTAGTGAAGTGTCAGCATTGCATAATAAACAACTGCTCCCCACGGACTACATATCTTAAGGTAAAACAGATGGTAAACCAAGATCAGATGCAGGtgataaacagaaatatttggAACATCAATATAAAGTCAATGTAAAATACTTGGGTATTGGGCCTCCATGTAAGGTCAGTAAAGCCTTTATGTATGGTGGCATAAAGTCTACCAGAGAATCATGCTGGGGGAATATGACAGTATTCTTCCAAAAGAAAGTTGATCTCCTCACACCTATTTGATGATAGCAGAAAACAGTACCATTCCAAATATCTTccaaaattcatttttcttccaCTAGCTATGAATCATTGGTGGGTGGGGCTTTGTAGACAGCTGTTACCTAATGGAACTAACCATAAACCATAACACATTACAACAGTACCACAGTCAATAGTCAGAAACATGGTTTAGCTGCTGCACAATGTCAAACCAAAGATTTTATGGACATTGCTTTGGACGGATGGTCTCCCAGTGCATTAGCTTACTACAGGATGATTCCCAGCTGTTAGTCCTGTATACTCAAATAAGACATGATGTGTTTGGAAAGATGAGCAATAGTTGTGAGAGATGATGTGTATTGGAAACCAGTGCTTTGAAAATTGCTGCAGAGAAACCCTTTTCGCAAGAGTGTACCGGATCAATATCTGTCCTTTTCCAAAGTTTAAGATCTTTCTTCCCCCCTTTGGGGCactaagaaaacaaatgaagatATAATGCTGCAGCTACAGCTCTGAAGACTTGTCTAGCTTTGCAGAGCTCTGGCCCGCAATATTAATGACTGCATTATTACTTAATTTTGTTGTGACTTGCAGTGATTAATTGATATGCTGCCATTAAACACAGCTAATTTGTAGCAGGAGCAAGCCTCCTCGCACATATTGGAAAGGAAAATGAGATTATGAGTTGAATGATCTATAACCAGCTCTGCTGGCTGTTGATGTAAATTGATTAAGTCGTTCGATGTGACAGAGTGATCATCCCAAGAGTTCCTGCTGACCAAGGGGGAAACAAATGCTTACATTCGGGAATGTCTAGCAATATCCTATGCATGATTATTAAATAATCTGCAATATACAGGATTTAATTTGGAGAAAGCCAGTTATGGACAAATTTTGCATTGCAGTTTCACCCAAATTGACTTGCTTTAGTCTTCTCCTCGCTTCTGTTCAAGATGGTGTGCATGGCCTCAGAAATTAGCATTTTGTCAAGGGGAGCATATGTTAGTTTGGATGTAAGGCCTTTGACAGTATATGGTTTtgattttcaaaacaaatataactaaagaaaaatgttaGAAATCTGTCTAAATCCATTAGATCAGATGGTGTTGGGCTTCATTTTTGGGATGGAGCAGTCCTGAGCTGGAAATGGATTCAGTCTGACCGTCCCTTGCATTGTTCAGAAAGatgcatgaatattcatgaagtcAGGGCTGCTTAGCCAAAAGGCTCTGCTTTCATCCTGTCCCGATGATGCATTCTGTTTAAACGCTCATGTTATTTGCCTTCCTGGAAATTGAGACCAATGAATAATCCCCCTCAGAAAGGACTTGTTTGCAAATGTTCAATATTTCCCCCGAAATGGCATCTGTACCAACATAAGTCACTGTTTTGTTGGGCAATTAAATATCCGTCAGTGGGTAAGCACAATATGACGAGCTGTACTGAGCGCATTTATTTGGATGGGAAACCGCACTGGGTCATTGAAGACTATGTGCGATAAACTGCCTTCCCCTTATCTTCTGCCCGGCACACAAACAGGACGACTGCCATCAGGGTGTTTGGCAGAAATGAACCCAGTAAATCTGCCACCCCTGTTTTGCAACATCAAGCTTGAAGAGCTCATTCGACATTCATCTGGAGGTGCTCTCAGAAAGGGCAGCTGAGGGGTTAACTATGGTGCCATGAATCACTCTTTGAAACCCTCCTTTAAATGAGGATCTCGGTGTTAAACTGACACGCGGAAGAGAGGCAGgtcacgaaaaaaaaaagcttctgctTCACAGGCGTACAATAAAACTGTTTTCCAGCTGGCATTTGAGGCATTCATATTGCTGACaacatttcagtgtttcccATTGTTTTCCAAACTGAGAATGTTCTCCCTGACATTATCAGAAATGTATTCCAATCCtatttttgaggtttttttttttcttctttttttctattgatTAATGTAATGAAGATGCATTTCCATAATTTTTGCACATTGTGTAATCACCCTTATTGATTACCATAATGAAGACGTACTCTGGCCCATTCTATATGGAAATGACTTCCCTGTCTGCACCTGGCTTCTATTCTTTGGACCCGAGTGCTCTTTGTTCATGGCTGGCTGCCCCATTGTTAGAGATCCGACCGGCGGGCGACCGTTTGTCATCATTAATATGCATTGAACTGATGTTTGTCCCCATGCAAATGAAGGCACATTAGCAAATTGAATTAGGGGGGCTAAATTTAATTTGGCGTGATGTATCGCTGTAGATTCCGTTTTTTAATCACAGTTTGCACGTTTCGCGTTTGGCCATCTTGAAATCGCATTTCACGGCAGATTGTCTACCCAACTCGCGGAGGTGTTTGGCCAAAACTCAGTGAGAGTCGGTGGAAATCGCCTCCCCTCACAACATGTCCGCAGTAACTGCCAAATCCCCTTCTCCAAATTCAGCGTTTCGAGTTGTCTTGCCCACGTTGTAGCTCAGCCGTCTGTTCAGCATAGCCAGTCTGCATTGTGCTTCGTAAGGTCCTGAAACAGCAAGGTCAAACAACGAGCGCCGTTGTTTCATAAAGAGCAGGGCCTAGGCGCGAGAGAACCATCACATGAACCAATAAGCATTGCCCTTTTTTTGCCACATCAGAGCCCTTTTAGTCTAATGACCCAAAAAGCAGCATTTTCCCTGTTAATCCACGACTAAAAgagaaaagattttaaataaatcagtgcTGAACATGTTCATTTAGATCGCTTACGCTGCATTTAGAATGAGCTTTTTTCTGCTCTCCCAAACTGTGCCTGAAGGGTAATTGGGTGGTTGAAACGGGAAGATCGAACCAATTTCCTTTCCTCACAGCCAATTTGCGGCATCATTTCACTAAAGACGGGACACCACCATTTTGGTTACTAGAATTGTGTCTCCGGATCATGTTTGCGAGCGGAAACCTCTTTCTTTATATT encodes:
- the LOC135254763 gene encoding nanos homolog 1-like — protein: MDFLNHNYLNSRTSYDYTFNFWNDYLGLSTLVTKNKNSVPQSPNSITESLKATLGLDDSPACSCVIGVSGEGGHLDCCCPSASPPPTSILDLKERFSIFSPFQNQSAGVPPQDRDSAFGGSFAGFDLFGMERKMRKPTPRSKQEPKICVFCRNNGAPEEVYGSHVLKTPDGRVVCPILRAYTCPLCSANGDNAHTIKYCPLSKDQPAQRPLKGGRAVGGKRLKIF